tggcgcgagtctggtaacccaggcgttatttttatttatatagtattccgtctcacgacataacttgacgaacataattcctaaaattcactcggtccatggcaaccgttctcctccgccagatcacgctccacttggtctaaccacctcgctcgttgcgcccccgctcgtcttgttcctaccggattcgtagcgaacacctgtttcgcAGGagagtcgtccggcattctcgcaacatgtcccgcccaacgtatccggccagctttcaccaccttctggatactgggttcgccgtagagtcgcgcgagcttgtggttcatccttcgcctccacactccgttctcctgtacgccgccaaagatggttcttaacactcgtcgctcgaataccccgagtgtacgcaggtcctcttcgagcaatatccaagtctcgtgcccgtagagaacaaccggtctaatgagcgtcatatacaggttacacttcgtgcgaggactaagtcttctcgaccgcagttgcttgtggagtccatagtaggcacgacatTAGCTGATCATTCGCTGCCGGATCTCATGGCtcgtgtcattgtctgcggtcaccagtgagccaggtgtgacaaagtcttcgactatctccagctcgtcgccgtggatcgtgaccttgttattactggacaagtgggttcggtcggtctcggatacGCAAGCCACCATGttcttcgtcttggacgtattaatcatcaacccaatccttcctgcttcgcgtttcagtttgcggtagatctgttgaaaatcgtgccccgcatttcgcccatcGCTCGTCGAaaaacaccttctagcgccacgttgaacatcatgcaggatagaccctCGCCTTCTGGAAGCCCTCTGCGCGATTCGAACTcaacaattcacccgaaatctggacacagcactgcgttccatccatcgtcgccttgatcagtctggtcagccgttctcgtccatgattttccatagctcgtcacggtcgatcgtgtcgtatgcggctttgaagtcgacggtgcgtagggacttggtgttcacggcatttttggaggatttgcggtagtgtgaagatctggtccgtcgtagatcGTCCCTCcctgaagccggcctgatgactttccacgaatctgtttgcttgtggcgttaggcgacggagtaggattcgggacagcactttgtaagCGGTTTTTAGGACAGtaatcgctcggtagttcttaCAGTACAATTTGTCGATGACATTCTccgcaacgctgttgatggctgccttgatggtatcccaacactCAACAGTCCTCGAAAGTGACTTCGTCTAGCTTGCCCTCTGCCGGtagcgctgcttcgagcgatttcgcgtagtctgccgcgacctcaggttgcttcaatcgtgcgatatttaaccgaggcggtcgtcggtttcgtatgttgttcactacgaaGAGTTTTGGGCGAATCTTCACCATCGCCAGATAATAGTCTGACTCGATATTGGCGCCTAGACAGGAtttgacgtcgatgatgtccgagaagtggctgtctatcaaaacgtggtagatctgtgattgcgtttggtacggttatctccaggtgtacttgtgtgggaggtgGTGCTGGAAAAAGATACTACGTatggccattcgtttggaggggGTGAAACCTATTAGCACAGACCTGGTGTGCTattagtctgaggccgttttcgttggtcagctggtgcgcactgaacctgtTTGAACTCCCTTCTGGCCGAACTGAGCGTTTAAATCCCCGATGGCGATCTTGATATCATATTTTGGGCAGCGGTCGCttcagctgcgcgtagaattcttCTTTGttgtcaccggtacttccgaagCGAgtgctgtgcacgttgatgatgctaatgttgaagaaccggcccttgattctcaaccggcacgtTCGTGGATCGTTCGACCATCATCCAATCACGCGCTTTCTCATCTTCctcatcactataaaagctgttccaaactcgtgtgtgttgccgcagctctggcaAATGGCatgaccatctgggtacgttcgtaccttggagcccttccagcatacctcctgcagcgctacgatgtcgaatttgcagCTCTTTAATTCGTTGAAGAGCACGTGAGTACTGTCCACGAAATTTAGAGATTGTCAGTTTCATGTTCCAAGTTGTTACAATGAGTATATAGCCCtctctaaaataaaattgaaatgctCAATACAGCAATCCGGAATCCTTCCATTCATGGTATCGCTCAAAATTGATATGCTTGTTCCAGTAGTTGCATTCTGCATAGTAAGAGGATTTGACTACAAAATCAACAACTTTCCAGGTACAATGTCCTACTAGCACCGCCACCCCGTGCAACGAGTTGAAGCCTCTCTTGCGCCAGGTCCCGTCTCCCGACACGGTCAATTTTGTTGGATCATCACCTGGATTTACCTTGCTTCAACACTAGATCAGTGACAGTTTACGTTGACTCCTGCCAAACTAATGCCCAATGTACGCATAACGGAACAGAATCTAGTGTTGATctcatcccaagcaaccaaaagtcacatatttaattgaatgaaggctttgaaagttgcatattggctgacaaagagaatcaactgtcCAATTCCCTTTgctgaactttatgtactcattaatgaacttgaaagttgcaaaagtgattaatatgtacgttgtatgtgacttgttttgcccaattcccatgagtgaactatatgtactcattaatgaacttgaaagctgcaaaagtgattaatatgtacgttgtatgggagtcacataaagggcacaaaagtgctcaaaacgggatttactaagtcacataaagggctcaaaagtgctcaaaacgagGTTTATTAAGTCACAAACAGTGCATTGAgctgctttcaaaatcaaatcaccacatcgagttttagttttagttagaACAACATTTAGGCGTGGTCTAGTgatagcgtgttcgattctcaccacgaaggtcggggttcgatccccaagccgggcaagtttttttcaataaataatttatatatTCTGATGAGATATAtttaggaaatgtaggaaagaagcaattgagcaatttgtcgagtttggaatccagtgcgtggcatcatggcgacaccatgtacagaacatagtaaataatcaagagaaggttatatgaaccgatgccaagggtgcagttgagatagagaaagattttttgctcattatatgattttttggaaactgaataaaaaggccgctggaagctgaatagaagatcattaagacttgttttgaaacttgaaagtatcaataagaacttaaattttgagctgcattgAACGGACTTCATACCAATGATGgagctgagtaagcgtttttgtacctgttttatgggacttttggttgcttgggatatgCATTGTGGATGAAAGGACACGACGGGATAAACGTAGGGTTACAAGATCCACATGTAACTACTAATTTAAAGCCGAGCCCTCGAGTGCTTTCTATTGTGAATCGTTCATCTCCATCACACTTTTTGCATTTTACAGTTTCCGAGATAGCGGAAAACACTGCCAGAAAATTCAAGATGCGATACCCGATGTCCAGATCTTCTGGTGCTGATGACTCATGATTAGCCTTCAATTTTTTGGCTCTGGAACTGACATTCTGGTCGGAAAGTACTACTTTCTCAgcttgaaatcgattttttacaaTAGGCTtctatttcattgaaattttacagaaaGAACTACAGTCATGGAGGTCCCGAGAACCTTTAGCTTTGACATTCATGTTTGTCCGAATTATTATATATCTATTGACGAAACTTGTCCAATTTCTGAAAAAGAATAAAGGTCGTGTGATGCTTCTTCTCCGAAAAGATGTCGACTTGGATTCTGGACCAACATATTTTTGAGACCTCAAGCTTCaagaaaatgcataaaaaatcgtttttttaaccGCCACTCATATTACCTTAAAGCAATTCTGTTTTTAAACCCTTATTCGGCatacattgaattttaaaaaaaaagtaaattcgtCTTCAGCGAATTCTACTTTTTGGTACGAGGGAACTcccttgtcaactggcagcgcaaatgggtcGAGGATGACaggggtcggtggctccactcgattatcccaaagatAAGCCTtgaaccctggtttaataggttggacctgagtcgagattttattcgtatattttcccgtctcatgtccaatcattgttccttagacgcggtactctatcgttttgacattgctggcagcaatttgtgtagttgcggccaaggttaccatgacatcgagcatattgtttggtcgtgtaaggtccatcttgtcgccagaacgaatttaatagactcccttagggcccgaagaaaaccacctaatgttccagtgagagatgtacttgctgtgctagatttggactacatgttcgaaatctacctttttctaaaagctatcggtcttcgtctataatttcttttttattttcatatttccctttctatcttcctttctcctctcacaaagtgttaagttaaaaaaacaattgtaaacaacgaaaatcgattttggctccttaaagcctgaaggtatgagccgtttcaaataaataattgttaaaaaaaaagtaaattgaaaatttgaatgacTTATTGtcaattgtaaaaaatttaccttgtatcgcatttttccaaaatttcaaagttactTTTATTCGTTTCTGGTgcgaaaaatgtttgaaaaaatatgtatacGTGATAAATTTATATTATAGTTTTCAGATATAAACTTAAGGGTTGTTATCTTCCTTGAAATTTGGTAGATTGTAAATTGTGTAGGAAAAAAGAACTAATCACACATAGGGAAAGCGTAAACAGATATCGCGCCAAGTCCTGGCAGTTGTTTGGCATTGACAAGAAGAGGAAAATTAGGCCGGCCGGCGACTGAACTGACACCAACACAGCTACAAATGTTAGAAGCCGCATCCCACAGACACCAAACAACGATGTTTGCCTGCCGGTGAACCAACGAgggagaatttgaaaaattttacctaCTACTGCTTCTGATGCTACCGACCCAATCGACCGGCCAACAGACAGCAGCAGACGCCTTTCTACCACCCTAGCTAGCCGGTTAGCCTTTCTATCTACCCGCGCGGAGGACGGAGGCAGAAAAAGGGGACACAAAATACCTACCTAACGGTTGATCAAAACTCCGAAGGCTGTCGTTCATCGGCACACAGTCAGTCGCAGCTCTTACTCCGAACGCATCGTGTGGTGGTCGCTCTAGTCGAGAACAACGAAAACGGAAAAAGTTACAAGTTAAGCAAAGTTAgtttgaagttacaaaaaaacaaacacctcAGCAGCATTATGAGTTCCAAGAAGGTTTCTGAAGCCAAGGGAGTGAAGCGGGCAGCCGAAGATAAGGTGGCCGATAccaagaaagccaaaaaggacGAAGTTGAGGATGAAGTGGCCGATGAAGCCGAGGAGGAGCTGCTGGAGGGTGAGGACGGTGAAGAGCTAGAGGAGGAGGAGGGCGAGGATGAGGAGTTCGACGAGGAGGGTGAGGACGGCGAGGGCGAAGAGGGTGAGGACGAGGAGGAGGACGCCGAAGATGAAGAAGGCGAAGACGATGAGGACGAGTAACCGGCTACCAACCAACCAGCTAACGAACACAACTGTAGAAACTGATGTGCGAATGAAAGGCGGCTTGAGCGCGTGAGTTTTTGAGAATAGCGTTAGGATGTACGATCTTGGGTGATACACCAAAGTAATTGCGGGGAAAAAAACTAGAAACTAGACAATTTAAGGGAGGGATAAAACAAACCAATtataaatacaacaaaaaactaaaaatttaaattaatggtACTTTTTGTCCGCGAATATCACACGATTTcagaaaaggtgaaaaaatattttaagacgCTTCCCACGCGGGTGGTGACAGGAAGCGGCTACCGGAaagttaattgtcttaaaagcTTTGCTGGTTCTTTAAATTGTGTTTAGGGTTTTAGAATATGATTCAATTCGTTAAATTGGTATTGTTATATAATATTGAAGAGTTTGGGTAGATATACAAATCCATTtccaggtttaaaaaaaatagctcaaaaTTGGTGAGAAAACATGTATGAgcaatatgttgaaaaaacgcCAAAAAAGCGATAGGTGGGTAGAGCAAAGTGAATTTGTTCGCTTGATTTAGCAAAATCCAAGTATATTCGTAGGACTGTACTTTGAtgataatgtgttttcaatCCACATCATCCTCTCTAAAGATTTTttagtttgtttcatcatttgtttaattcttttttgttattagTTGCAACATTAAACATGAATTCACGGCTATAAAGAGGTTTTAAAAACTAACTCATCTTCTTTAAAGCACATGAACAAGCTAAAAAAGAACCGTTCAGACATTTCATAAGATTTACGCGAGAAtataaacaataattttaagttttatatatCGCTTCGAACTCTACTCCTAtagcagtttttttaaagcaaatatATCTATCACTTAAGTCTACCAtacttgaacattttaaaacgtTACCATACCATAATATAGGAATTAAAAGCTATGTTACCGTACACGAGTCTGACAAATTGCTAAGATTCAGATCCCAATGTATTGAAACCGTGTGTGTTAAAATCTAGCGCAAAGCATGTTTCGCGAGCAAGCTCGTCCTTCAAGTTTGGTTCTCTGGGAAcatcagtaaaaaaaatccgagcCGTAAAAACGTTTACATCGAAGTGAAAATGTAAAGTCGCGCAAGTGCGTTCCAAGGCAATACATTTTCTACAAGACACAATAAGGAGAACCTCATATCGAATCCTCGTAGCATCTCTTGTAGGAAACTACATTTCTCGGATACACGCCCCACTTCACAGAAAATCTTACGATTTCGGTCTTCTGCAAGTTTTAACTCTTTTGCAAGGCATTCATAATTCGGGTGATCCCATCATTGACCACATGCCAAGTGTTGGCGTACTAACACATTTTCTGCATCGGGTTTTTACACCATCACAAATTGTTCAAAATCTCTTGGTGGAATCCTGAGCTACGTGGAAATCGTAACGCAGTACGAAAAGCCCGGAAACGTTACTTCAAAGAGAAATccgatgagaaaaaaatctcttttaacTAAATTGGAGATCGAAATAATCAGCCGATTTATTAGCCGAGTTTTTCAGCAGCGTATACAGCTCGATAACACCAGATTGCTTCGATTCCTACTTTGCAACTCTGACCAACTATGACATTAGATTTTCGCACCGCTTTTTACTGAGCAGAAAGTTACAAATGTTCTAGGTACTCTCGATCCGTCAAAAGGTCCAGGGCCAGATGGAATTCCCCCGTCGTTGATCTCGAGAATTGCAGTTTCCCTCACAAACCGGCTTTGTCTGTTATTTAACCGATCAATTTTAGAAGCAGCTTTTCCGAGCCTTTCGAAAACCGCGTCAATTGCACTGATTCATAAGTCTGGAAATGCACTGCGGATGGAGAACTACCGACTGATTTCAATTCTCTACTGTTTTTTTCCAAAGTGCTAGAAGTCCTGATGTACGAAAGGTTTTATACGGCAGCTTCTCCGTTGCTCTTGTAGAGTTTGGACTTCCTGAGTGGGCAACTAAATAGTTATATTCGTAACTTTTAATCGTCAAGGCTATATAAATATTTATCGAACACACCTGAACGTGTTCGAAATACCGTTCGGTGTTCCATACGGCAGTCACTTAGGAGCTTTAATATTCGTGCTCTTCATAAACGACCTCGCTACTTTCCTTCAATcgcctgttcagaatcactttgcagagtactttgggAGTTGTACAGACCCAAGTTACGCCGCGTCAGTTACCACACTCGGTCAGGTCTCCTCTCtccgggacctttacgaggataccctgcatccagtcggccgggaatgttgcagtatcccaaatgtcagcgaaaaaacagtgcaacatttgtgctgacaatgCAGAGtaggctttcagcatttcagcagggatgcaatcaataccaggcgctttgttggatttcatgctTCTGATTGCCggttctatttcagccagcgaaggcgctttgAGGAGttcttcaaaatgctcagtccaacgattgagctgatctgttcgatctgtcaacagcagcgatggaaaaaaatcgcttctaacGATTTTGAGCAGCGAACGACCAACGTTCGGACTCGTTCCAATTGCTGCTGGTGGACGACGCCGTGTGTTCTGCTTATGTTGCATGGAGAGATCTCAGAGAGCGACGAGTGACCAGAGATTCGAAGATGCAAGAACAGAAAAAATCCTGTTGCGTGCACTCGCAACGCTATCCCATATCTTCTATATGGCTTGTTGCGCGTGGTTATGACAAGCTACGAATCTCGAAGGATACAACTCCCGAATCTCCCCGATCACGGTGTGTTACAACTTGCGATCGGATCGAATCATGGTGTtcataatcatgattttttgaatgattctgCTCTGTTGTATGTTGCTTGGTCGTTCGTTCGTTAGTAGTTGGAATCGATTCGTTCGCAATTATTTAGAAAGATAGCGACATGGAGTGTTATTGCtgtactgttgaaaaaaaaatccctccgATTGTGGGTAGGAGGGGGTGGGGCAGTTTCTGTTTTATGACCATAGCAACAGGTAaaaatatgacccattccaagcgccTCTCAACTTGAgaacctatttttatttttcattatttaaaaataatttgtacaGCATTAGAATGGCTttttcttgagcttcatttcccattataaaatagttacctttttttaaaattgagttttttgttgttgaaatttaagAACTTTAGTATGAAAATTAGGTGATTTCAACAATTActctttatttcaaacaaaactttgtcaaaaaactagctaaggtacaccggggtaagtggggacggtggctattaaaacaatactgagaagtattttttcaaacttttaatgcagaatgttaaatttacttgtaatctatccaataactgtaaaagagatacggttccgacaattgcgaatgtttacggtgactttttgtaaattttctattttcaactacgatgtgaagttgatgtgcatctttttcaatcgcaagtttctcgtaaactagctgactctggacgaaaaactctacattgacacaatccttacattcgaaacaaccagttaggaaaaattaaatgcaaacaaaattcaaaaatctttatatgtacatggtaaattttatagatacattttttccttctaacaaattcataagactttgatggaaaataaatttctcatatatttttttttgtttaactgtccattattgaaacttcaaactcAAAGAATatcactagaaaatccaaatcgagccCCGTATTCACATTAAATCCCACGGAAAGACTTTTGAAGGtataacaaaacaataaaatgaagGCACTAGCACAGGGTTCCATGCAAAATTAGGGCCAGAGTTTATTATGGAAACCTAAAGTTTGTATAGAATTACGTGGATTTTGTTCgggaagaacaaaaaataacagtttttcaccaataaaTTTGAGCTTTATCAACCGATTTGTCTTTTAACCTGAATGTTTTAAGCTTTAATtgtgacaatatttcatctgaagaacgcatttcgattaaagttatcataaaacagttattaagcTTTTAGATAGGTACCTATATGAGCGTCTAATTTCGAACACTCTATCTTTTTTTACCATAACCCTTATCGAAATGGGGCCTTTggatactacaaaaaaaatttataacccTTATCGAAATGGGGCCTTGGGATACTACAGAGATTCGTTGATTATAATGAATCGATACTtgtctgaaattttcattaaaatttgatcggagagaagagcagaaaaatgcggttttattaaaaaactgaaaagtggaaaaagttaCGCGTTGTGACGTTACGAtttcttttgcaaaaatttggataactatttgttcaagaaaaattcttttgatttcATATTGTAGCAAATTAAATTCTTAACATAGAGGtatgttttttctttaatgtGTGATATGAAcgttgcaaacgttgtgaccacatgctggaatgggtcatatttaaaaaattcaacaaaatgctcaaaatgtagaagaaaataaaaactgacaGAACttccataattgacaaaattaacataatcgtcaaaatttgaagaaaaaaattcaagtattacaaaagacaaaatagacaaattgatattttttcatagtttacaaagttacaaaattgacccaattgtgaaaattgacaacaattttaaaaatgacaaaaatattagaacttaaaaatgaccaT
This sequence is a window from Uranotaenia lowii strain MFRU-FL chromosome 3, ASM2978415v1, whole genome shotgun sequence. Protein-coding genes within it:
- the LOC129756594 gene encoding acidic leucine-rich nuclear phosphoprotein 32 family member B-like; this translates as MSSKKVSEAKGVKRAAEDKVADTKKAKKDEVEDEVADEAEEELLEGEDGEELEEEEGEDEEFDEEGEDGEGEEGEDEEEDAEDEEGEDDEDE